A portion of the Gossypium arboreum isolate Shixiya-1 chromosome 8, ASM2569848v2, whole genome shotgun sequence genome contains these proteins:
- the LOC108468641 gene encoding protein MAINTENANCE OF MERISTEMS-like gives MPTRETAPTGHALCKGGTLDHAISTGSTGCGCQAMGRVISDACIAMGSLIKNDDHISNTINNMCQGSYRALRSQVNGLGYSPDERLMLYLELAGFRSAALIWKFDLRYNLISTLVERWRPETHTFHLPCGECTVTLEDVVLQLGAPNRQDAVMGVSMIVEPTALCYSLLGASSNDAESKFTGLKFSWLKANFEHLSINATEQEDVRSYSWGSAVLAMLYYELCRTTKFDAVDIGGCLILLQLWTLYRMSFLASGSSTPTVWLHPVYPRSTNAIGEDSQD, from the exons ATGCCTACTAGAGAGACGGCACCCACTGGTCATGCCTTATGCAAAGGCGGCACTCTCGATCACGCCATCTCCACAGGCAGCACCGGTTGCGGTTGTCAGGCGATGGGACGGGTCATATCTGATGCTT GTATCGCAATGGGTTCATTGATTAAGAACGATGATCACatatcaaacacaattaataatatg TGTCAGGGCTCGTACCGCGCATTGAGGAGTCAGGTGAATGGTTTAGGATATTCCCCGGATGAACGACTGATGCTATACTTGGAGTTAGCTGGATTCAGGTCAGCAGCATTGATCTGGAAGTTTGATTTGCGGTACAATTTAATATCCACATTGGTCGAGCGTTGGCGCCCAGAGACCCACACTTTTCATTTGCCGTGTGGGGAGTGCACTGTCACTCTAGAGGATGTTGTATTGCAACTTGGGGCTCCCAATCGACAGGATGCCGTAATGGGCGTAAGTATGATAGTTGAGCCAACTGCCCTTTGTTATAGCCTACTAGGAGCCTCATCCAACGATGCTGAGTCCAAATTTACGGGTTTGAAATTTTCATGGCTGAAAGCCAATTTTGAACATTTATCAATTAATGCCACCGAGCAGGAG GATGTTCGCTCATATAGTTGGGGTTCCGCAGTTCTGGCTATGTTGTATTATGAGCTTTGTCGGACGACAAAGTTTGATGCTGTAGACATAGGCGGATGCCTTATATTGCTGCAGTTATGGACTCTTTATCGGATGTCATTTTTGGCATCG GGATCTAGTACTCCGACAGTTTGGTTGCATCCAGTATATCCCCGTTCTACCAATGCAATTGGGGAGGATTCACAGGATTAA
- the LOC108467640 gene encoding uncharacterized protein LOC108467640 isoform X1 has translation MACLLQSTTLLFIFSITLILIPNRHAISFIVLDTLFPSLYYTCIAIEKKKRYKGEKEEEIILLFFLLCAKILVDCQKQSGSLPTHIEKFYEAIGLKCRMDMV, from the exons ATGGCCTGTCTTTTGCAGTCAACTACTTTATTATTCATATTCTCTATTACATTGATTCTTATCCCAAATAGACACGCTATTTCCTTCATTGTATTAGACACGCTATTTCCTTCATTGTATTACACG TGTATTGCAATTGAAAAAAAGAAACGTTACAAAGGAGAAAAAGAAGAGGaaatcatattattatttttccttttatgtGCAAAGATCCTTGTAG ACTGCCAAAAACAGAGTGGAAGTTTGCCAACGCATATTGAAAAGTTTTATGAG GCAATTGGTCTGAAGTGCAGAATGGATATGGTTTAA
- the LOC108467640 gene encoding uncharacterized protein LOC108467640 isoform X2: MACLLQSTTLLFIFSITLILIPNRHAISFIVLDTLFPSLYYTCIAIEKKKRYKGEKEEEIILLFFLLCAKILTAKNRVEVCQRILKSFMRQLV, translated from the exons ATGGCCTGTCTTTTGCAGTCAACTACTTTATTATTCATATTCTCTATTACATTGATTCTTATCCCAAATAGACACGCTATTTCCTTCATTGTATTAGACACGCTATTTCCTTCATTGTATTACACG TGTATTGCAATTGAAAAAAAGAAACGTTACAAAGGAGAAAAAGAAGAGGaaatcatattattatttttccttttatgtGCAAAGATCCTT ACTGCCAAAAACAGAGTGGAAGTTTGCCAACGCATATTGAAAAGTTTTATGAG GCAATTGGTCTGA